Proteins from a genomic interval of Balaenoptera musculus isolate JJ_BM4_2016_0621 chromosome 16, mBalMus1.pri.v3, whole genome shotgun sequence:
- the LOC118882927 gene encoding male-specific lethal 3 homolog yields MLRPPQSLALHHDEQMSAREGVKFKFHSGEKVLCFEPDPTKAQVLDDAKTVDVIVGKDEKGRKIPEYLIHLNGWNRSWDRWAAEDHVLRDTNENWRLQCKLARKAVARLRSTGRKRKRCRLPGVDSVLKSLPAEEKDESVENLISSSSDDSSEEKDEEISEESDIEEKTEVKEEPERHAKKEMEERTIAIEIPEVLKKKLEDDCYCINRRKRLVKLPCQTNIITILESYVKHFAINTASSANERPHHHHAMPHANMNVHYIPAEKNVDLCKEMVDGLRITYDYTLPLVLLYPHEQVQYKKVTSSKFFLLIKESTTQAKRNQEEFSPSPPLLNPSTPQSTESQPTTGEPATPKRCKAELEALQSLRRSTRHSANCDRMSESNASPQPKCQQQDTSASMPKLFLHLEKKTPAHSRSSSPVPLTPSKEGSAVFAGFEGRGTNEINEVLSWKPVPDSYPPGDQPPPPAYIYGAQHLLQLFVKLPEILGKMSFSEKNLKALLKHFDLFLRFLAEYHDDFFPESACVAACEVYYSTKNPRVIY; encoded by the coding sequence ATGCTCCGCCCACCCCAGAGCCTCGCCCTCCACCACGATGAGCAAATGAGCGCCAGAGAGGGCGTGAAATTTAAATTCCACTCAGGGGAGAAAGTGTTGTGCTTCGAGCCTGACCCCACCAAGGCACAAGTGCTGGACGATGCCAAGACTGTCGATGTTATTGTTGGTAAAGACGAAAAAGGCAGAAAGATCCCAGAATATCTGATCCATTTGAATGGGTGGAACAGAAGCTGGGATAGATGGGCAGCTGAAGATCATGTCCTTCGTGACACCAATGAAAATTGGAGATTACAGTGTAAGTTGGCAAGAAAAGCTGTAGCTCGCCTGAGAAGcacaggaagaaagaggaagcgCTGCAGGTTGCCTGGTGTGGACTCTGTCTTAAAAAGCCTCCCTGctgaagaaaaagatgaaagtgTTGAAAACTTAATAAGCAGTTCCTCTGATGACAGTAGTgaagaaaaggatgaagaaataaGTGAAGAAAGTGATATTGAAGAAAAGACTGAAGTGAAGGAAGAACCAGAGCGGCACgcaaaaaaggaaatggaagaaagaacaatAGCTATAGAAATCCCTGAAGTTCTGAAGAAGAAGCTTGAGGACGATTGTTACTGTATCAACAGGAGGAAACGGTTAGTGAAACTTCCATGCCAGACCAACATCATAACTATTTTGGAATCGTACGTGAAGCATTTTGCTATCAATACAGCCTCTTCAGCCAATGAGAGGCCTCATCACCATCACGCTATGCCACACGCCAACATGAATGTGCATTATATCCCAGCAGAAAAGAACGTTGACCTTTGTAAGGAGATGGTGGATGGATTAAGAATAACCTATGATTACACTCTCCCATTGGTTTTGCTCTATCCACATGAACAAGTTCAGTATAAAAAGGTGACTTCGTccaaattttttcttctgattaagGAAAGTACCACACAGGCTAAAAGGAACCAGGAGGAGTTCTCTCCAAGCCCACCTTTGTTGAATCCATCCACACCACAGTCCACAGAGAGTCAGCCAACCACAGGCGAACCAGCCACCCCCAAAAGGTGCAAAGCCGAGCTGGAAGCTTTGCAGTCTCTGAGGAGGTCCACACGCCACTCTGCCAATTGCGACAGGATGTCTGAGAGCAACGCCTCGCCTCAGCCCAAGTGCCAGCAGCAGGACACGTCTGCCAGCATGCCCAAGCTGTTCCTGCACCTGGAAAAGAAGACACCTGCTCATAGCAGATCATCCTCACCTGTTCCTCTGACCCCTAGCAAGGAAGGGAGTGCGGtgtttgctggctttgaaggcagAGGAACTAATGAAATAAATGAGGTCCTCTCCTGGAAACCTGTACCCGACAGTTACCCCCCAGGTGACCAGCCACCTCCACCCGCTTACATTTATGGGGCGCAACACTTGCTGCAATTGTTTGTGAAACTTCCAGAAATCCTTGGAAAGATGTCCTTTTCTGAGAAGAATCTGAAGGCTTTACTGAAGCACTTTGATCTCTTTCTGAGGTTTTTAGCAGAATACCATGATGACTTTTTCCCAGAGTCTGCCTGTGTTGCTGCCTGTGAGGTGTACTACAGCACAAAGAACCCCAGGGTGATTTATTAA